A single Methanolobus sp. ZRKC5 DNA region contains:
- a CDS encoding IS66 family transposase: protein MCIDREEILAVYEAGPEAVVELVTRLLGIIEHQSLQIAQLEERVRHLEEMLEKNSRNSSKPPSTDSYARNKPTVKSQRKKTNKHVGGQNGHPGTTLRINDDPDEVIVHPVNQCVNCGRSLASVPSDYERRQVFDIPPITINCIEHRCEIKTCPKCSHVNKALFPDGVTQPTQYGHRVKSFAVYLHTYQLLPYQRVTKLFSDILGCKISPATLVNTERSCFEKLGAFENTVKHLLKESPVINLDETGMRINAVRNWLHVAGTDKLTYYFAHRKGGSEAMDAMGILPGYTGVATHDFWKPYNKYECQHSLCNAHLLRELTGASENSDQQWPKIMSDLLICIKHHVDNDLLDTELIQRFSEDYDHITCLGVNENPPDPESNVRSKKRGRKKQTTVKNLLDRFIGHKEDILRFMYDQNVPFDNNQAERDIRMTKVQQKISGTFRSEQGAKNFCRIRGYVSTVNKNSESVIDAISAIFYGNSFVPKLQN, encoded by the coding sequence ATTTGTATAGACCGCGAAGAAATACTTGCAGTTTATGAAGCTGGTCCAGAAGCAGTAGTAGAACTTGTAACTCGATTACTTGGGATAATTGAACATCAATCTCTCCAAATTGCACAACTTGAAGAGCGTGTCAGGCATTTGGAAGAAATGCTTGAAAAGAATAGTCGCAACAGTAGCAAACCACCTTCTACTGATTCTTATGCACGGAATAAACCAACCGTTAAAAGTCAAAGAAAAAAGACCAATAAGCATGTAGGTGGTCAAAACGGTCATCCTGGTACTACATTAAGAATAAATGATGATCCGGATGAAGTTATTGTTCATCCTGTTAATCAATGCGTCAATTGTGGGAGATCGTTAGCTTCTGTTCCCTCTGACTATGAAAGAAGACAGGTCTTTGACATTCCTCCTATAACTATCAATTGCATTGAACATCGTTGCGAGATTAAAACATGTCCCAAATGTTCTCATGTAAACAAAGCTCTTTTTCCAGATGGTGTAACTCAGCCGACTCAATACGGTCATCGAGTTAAGTCATTTGCAGTTTATTTGCACACTTACCAATTACTTCCTTATCAGCGTGTTACCAAGTTGTTCTCTGATATTTTGGGATGCAAGATAAGTCCTGCTACTTTGGTGAACACGGAACGTAGTTGTTTTGAGAAGCTTGGAGCTTTTGAAAATACAGTGAAACATCTCCTGAAAGAATCTCCTGTCATCAATCTGGATGAAACAGGAATGAGAATAAATGCAGTTCGTAATTGGCTTCATGTGGCAGGTACAGACAAACTGACCTATTATTTTGCACATCGTAAAGGGGGCTCAGAAGCAATGGATGCTATGGGCATATTACCAGGTTACACTGGTGTTGCAACACATGATTTTTGGAAACCGTACAACAAATATGAATGTCAACATTCATTATGTAATGCACATTTATTACGAGAGTTAACTGGAGCTTCCGAAAACAGTGATCAACAGTGGCCAAAGATAATGAGTGATCTCTTGATATGCATTAAACATCATGTTGATAATGATCTTTTAGATACTGAGCTAATTCAAAGGTTCAGTGAGGATTATGATCACATAACTTGTTTAGGAGTGAATGAAAATCCTCCTGATCCGGAATCAAATGTGCGGTCTAAAAAACGAGGACGTAAGAAGCAGACCACGGTAAAGAATTTGCTGGATAGGTTTATTGGCCATAAAGAGGATATCTTGCGATTTATGTACGACCAAAACGTTCCGTTTGATAACAATCAGGCTGAAAGAGATATCAGAATGACGAAAGTACAGCAGAAGATATCAGGTACTTTCCGCAGTGAACAGGGTGCAAAAAATTTCTGCCGTATAAGAGGATACGTGTCTACTGTTAATAAGAATTCTGAATCTGTTATCGATGCAATTAGTGCAATATTTTATGGCAATTCATTTGTTCCAAAGTTGCAGAATTGA
- a CDS encoding PKD domain-containing protein, whose product MKYIILVIVILAIFVSPACATYYAEGIHVSSLDSVDDRASETLNISFEFPYYNINHTQFNVTSNGVVSFTGKSSTFGNMNLPTTNYNCPAVFPFWDDLISSDGYILYESIASGDKGNPYGTDALVVQWTNYGFFSSELVMGTFQVHLVSDGNITFNYNDLISPTRSYGQSATIGIQENGTGNYVQHSINADAGIRSGYAITFAYDDGVNYTKSGASTDDFWDILLYKNGSVQPPTKPYAPNPSVGATTSTSPTLSWSSENATNYTVRVSVNSDLSSPIYSNSTFTESPLSLSSLSANTTYYWHIIAQNNGGEAHSDLWNFTTSSVPVASFTSNVTNGAVPLTINFTDISINTPISWSWDFGDGNTSTDQNATHTYVAAGTYNVSLNATNADGSNIKTQINYITAAVAPVASFTSNVTSGAIPFSVNFTDLSTNAPNSWSWDFGDGNTSTAQNPTHSYVSTGTYNVSLNATNVGGSNVSTQLSYISVAATPVANFTADVTSGTAPLAVSFTDFSNNTPTSWAWNFGDGVTSTDKNATHTYTTAGTYTVVLNATNVGGSNTSIQTGYITVTAVSSSSSSDSSYRASVGPSQPPETVTFTDTSVQHVMGGTAVDFDLSEGDDPVLGISFDAKDNEGLVVTKVQVLKGEPSDIPAPAGNSYSVMSIDVGSEGTISEHNADNIMIRFKVSWEWINENSIDTETIRMTRFHGEQWEDLPSNKISDDGEFLYFDAQTPGFSIFSVIGDSVGAEVVESEPESIISEEEELSEPDIEEPKDTPGFTGMLSLVFVTLAFLLFRKNE is encoded by the coding sequence ATGAAATATATCATTCTTGTAATTGTTATTCTTGCTATATTTGTATCCCCTGCCTGCGCTACGTACTATGCTGAAGGGATACATGTGTCGTCTCTGGATAGTGTGGATGATAGAGCTTCCGAAACCTTGAATATAAGTTTTGAATTTCCATATTACAATATAAACCATACACAATTTAACGTAACTAGTAACGGTGTTGTCAGTTTTACTGGTAAATCTAGTACTTTCGGTAATATGAATCTGCCAACAACAAACTATAATTGTCCTGCCGTTTTCCCATTCTGGGACGATTTAATTTCATCTGATGGATATATCCTGTATGAATCAATTGCATCAGGAGATAAGGGTAACCCCTATGGAACTGATGCATTGGTAGTACAATGGACAAATTATGGATTTTTTAGCTCAGAACTCGTAATGGGTACTTTCCAAGTCCATTTGGTATCAGATGGGAATATCACATTCAATTACAATGATCTTATATCCCCTACCCGTTCTTATGGGCAGAGTGCAACCATTGGTATTCAGGAGAATGGCACTGGTAATTATGTACAGCATTCCATCAATGCGGATGCCGGGATAAGAAGCGGCTATGCAATAACTTTTGCATATGACGATGGGGTCAATTATACTAAGTCTGGAGCAAGTACAGATGATTTCTGGGACATTTTGCTCTACAAGAACGGTAGTGTCCAGCCACCAACAAAACCGTATGCTCCAAATCCGTCTGTTGGTGCTACAACATCTACAAGTCCTACTCTGAGTTGGAGTTCTGAAAATGCTACTAATTACACCGTCAGGGTTTCAGTAAACTCTGATTTGAGTAGCCCAATATACTCTAATTCCACATTTACTGAATCACCATTATCTCTTTCAAGTCTATCTGCAAATACAACTTACTACTGGCATATAATAGCCCAAAATAATGGAGGAGAAGCTCACTCAGACCTGTGGAATTTCACAACAAGCTCTGTTCCTGTTGCCAGCTTCACATCTAATGTTACTAATGGAGCTGTTCCTCTGACTATAAATTTCACCGATATTTCCATCAATACACCCATTTCATGGTCTTGGGATTTCGGTGACGGTAATACTTCGACTGACCAGAATGCGACACATACCTATGTAGCTGCAGGTACGTATAATGTCAGCCTTAATGCAACAAATGCTGATGGGAGTAACATTAAAACTCAGATCAACTACATTACAGCGGCCGTAGCACCTGTTGCCAGCTTCACATCTAATGTCACATCAGGCGCAATTCCATTTTCTGTTAACTTCACCGATCTCTCTACCAATGCTCCTAATTCATGGTCCTGGGATTTCGGTGACGGTAATACTTCAACTGCCCAGAACCCTACGCATAGCTATGTGTCTACTGGTACCTATAATGTCAGCCTGAATGCAACAAATGTTGGTGGCAGCAATGTCAGCACTCAGTTATCATACATCAGCGTTGCTGCAACTCCTGTTGCCAATTTTACGGCTGATGTTACATCAGGAACGGCACCGCTGGCAGTTTCATTTACCGATTTCTCCAACAATACTCCTACTTCATGGGCATGGAACTTTGGTGACGGAGTTACATCGACTGATAAGAATGCGACACATACCTATACAACTGCAGGAACCTATACTGTTGTTCTGAATGCAACAAACGTGGGTGGCAGCAACACCAGTATTCAGACAGGTTACATCACTGTAACTGCCGTCAGTTCAAGCAGTAGCTCCGATTCCAGCTATCGTGCATCTGTCGGCCCAAGTCAGCCACCTGAGACTGTAACATTCACCGATACATCTGTTCAGCATGTAATGGGTGGTACAGCTGTAGATTTTGACTTGTCTGAGGGGGATGATCCTGTTCTTGGAATCAGCTTTGATGCAAAGGACAATGAGGGTCTTGTTGTCACTAAAGTTCAGGTTCTCAAAGGTGAACCTTCTGATATTCCTGCTCCAGCCGGCAATTCTTATTCAGTAATGAGTATCGATGTTGGAAGTGAGGGAACTATTTCGGAACATAATGCTGACAACATAATGATTCGTTTCAAGGTTAGCTGGGAATGGATTAACGAGAACAGCATTGATACTGAAACAATCCGCATGACGCGTTTCCATGGTGAGCAGTGGGAAGATCTTCCAAGTAATAAGATCAGTGATGATGGTGAATTCCTTTATTTCGATGCTCAGACACCTGGATTTTCCATATTCTCTGTCATAGGTGATAGCGTAGGTGCTGAGGTTGTTGAAAGTGAACCAGAATCGATTATCTCTGAAGAGGAAGAATTGAGTGAGCCAGACATTGAAGAACCAAAAGACACACCTGGGTTTACAGGAATGTTGTCATTGGTCTTTGTAACTCTTGCATTCCTTTTATTCAGAAAGAATGAGTAA
- a CDS encoding Mov34/MPN/PAD-1 family protein: protein MSTEIKGIAKETLNFALEVSKSTYPNEFAGLLQVKDGIITDILFLPGTESSEINAVLKLFMMPNISAVGSVHSHPSSVIRPSKADLRLFSKTGNHHIIVGHPFGPENWKCFNGSGEEIILDVLDVEIEDDEIL, encoded by the coding sequence ATGAGTACAGAAATAAAGGGCATTGCAAAAGAAACACTAAACTTCGCACTTGAGGTCAGCAAATCCACATACCCGAATGAATTTGCAGGTCTCTTGCAGGTAAAGGATGGTATCATAACCGATATTTTATTTCTCCCTGGTACTGAATCAAGTGAGATCAACGCAGTTCTCAAGCTTTTTATGATGCCAAATATCTCAGCAGTCGGCTCGGTACACAGCCACCCAAGCTCTGTAATCAGACCTTCAAAGGCAGACCTGAGACTTTTCAGCAAAACCGGCAACCACCATATTATAGTTGGTCATCCATTTGGCCCTGAAAACTGGAAATGCTTTAATGGGAGCGGTGAAGAGATCATACTGGATGTATTGGATGTCGAGATAGAAGATGATGAAATTCTTTGA
- a CDS encoding pyridoxamine 5'-phosphate oxidase family protein: protein MSDEIKQKIIDYLASHNWLNLGTVDKNGNPIVHTMMYVSDGAVVYFGTGKDTRKAVNMLNNSNVAYTVDDDELQLMEITGIQMEGKASIVTDEAEAGKAFQLMLEKFPFVADMPVANDEILVKVEPATAYYLDYTKGLGYRDMVSY from the coding sequence TTGTCAGATGAAATCAAACAGAAAATAATTGATTACTTAGCTAGCCATAATTGGCTGAACCTTGGAACTGTGGATAAAAATGGAAATCCGATAGTTCATACCATGATGTATGTGTCTGATGGTGCAGTGGTTTATTTTGGGACCGGAAAGGACACGCGTAAAGCTGTTAATATGCTTAACAACAGTAATGTGGCCTACACAGTAGATGATGATGAATTGCAGTTAATGGAAATTACAGGCATCCAGATGGAAGGAAAGGCATCTATTGTTACTGATGAAGCAGAAGCGGGAAAAGCATTCCAGTTAATGCTCGAAAAGTTCCCCTTTGTTGCCGACATGCCTGTGGCTAATGATGAGATACTGGTTAAAGTGGAACCGGCAACAGCTTACTACCTGGACTACACCAAAGGACTTGGTTACAGGGATATGGTTAGCTATTAA
- a CDS encoding phenylacetate--CoA ligase translates to MNYWQPKYETMKKEELAELQLKRLKKTVAAVYNNVPFYKEKFKQLGISPDDINSLDDISKLPTTKKTDLRDNYPFGLFAVPRKDIVRIHASSGTTGKPTVVGYTKNDIETWSDLMARNLTMVGLDNNDIFQNAVNYGLFTGGLGFHYGVERMGAMTVPSGTGNTGRQLEMMIDFGVTAVHCTPSYALYLAETAKEMDIVDKLSLKVGCFGAEPWSSNTRKKLESALNIKAYDSYGLSEIMGPGVAFECKEQDGLHVWGDHFFVEVLDENGEQVAEGEKGELVLTSLTKEALPIIRYRTGDITRLLESECSCGRTTPRISRLLGRADDMLIVRGINVFPSQIEDVIVNIPEITEHFQVILDRNIKMLDEITVKVELEENAFTGELKDLAAVRKHVENELKSVLNIRTNVELAEKGSIPRTAGKSQKVIDRRNAL, encoded by the coding sequence ATGAATTACTGGCAGCCAAAATACGAGACGATGAAAAAGGAAGAACTTGCCGAACTACAACTGAAACGTTTAAAAAAAACGGTTGCTGCAGTCTATAATAATGTTCCTTTTTACAAAGAGAAGTTCAAGCAGCTTGGAATAAGCCCTGATGATATCAACTCACTGGATGATATCAGCAAGTTGCCAACTACAAAAAAAACAGATCTTCGGGATAATTACCCCTTTGGGCTTTTTGCAGTTCCAAGGAAAGATATTGTGAGAATTCACGCATCTTCAGGTACTACTGGAAAACCAACGGTTGTTGGCTATACCAAAAATGATATTGAAACATGGTCAGACCTCATGGCAAGAAATCTCACCATGGTTGGTCTTGATAATAATGATATTTTCCAGAACGCTGTGAACTATGGACTGTTCACAGGGGGTCTTGGTTTCCATTACGGTGTGGAAAGAATGGGTGCCATGACAGTTCCAAGTGGCACAGGCAACACGGGCAGGCAGCTTGAAATGATGATTGATTTCGGTGTCACTGCAGTACATTGTACTCCATCTTATGCTCTTTATCTTGCAGAAACTGCAAAGGAAATGGACATCGTGGACAAGCTTTCCCTAAAAGTTGGATGTTTTGGCGCTGAGCCATGGTCCTCCAACACCAGAAAAAAGCTTGAAAGTGCTTTGAATATCAAGGCATATGATTCCTATGGTCTTTCAGAAATCATGGGTCCGGGAGTTGCTTTTGAATGTAAGGAACAGGACGGTCTTCACGTATGGGGCGACCATTTCTTTGTCGAAGTGCTTGATGAGAATGGTGAGCAGGTAGCAGAAGGAGAAAAAGGAGAACTTGTACTCACATCCCTCACAAAGGAAGCGCTACCAATTATTAGATACAGGACCGGTGACATCACCAGGCTGCTTGAGAGTGAGTGTTCATGCGGTCGTACAACCCCTCGTATATCGAGGCTTCTTGGAAGGGCTGACGACATGCTTATCGTCAGGGGCATAAATGTATTCCCTTCGCAGATAGAAGATGTCATTGTCAACATTCCTGAGATCACAGAACATTTCCAGGTCATTCTTGACAGGAATATAAAGATGCTTGATGAGATTACCGTAAAGGTGGAACTTGAGGAAAATGCTTTCACAGGTGAGTTGAAAGATCTTGCTGCTGTACGCAAGCACGTTGAAAATGAATTGAAAAGCGTGCTTAATATCAGGACCAATGTAGAACTGGCTGAAAAGGGGTCTATTCCGCGCACTGCGGGTAAATCTCAAAAGGTTATAGACAGAAGGAACGCTCTTTGA
- a CDS encoding PaaI family thioesterase, protein MTLRTIHIIKVNNKYVQEKQRRLDFLQMRENMETQENMNDIKRYFSQECFASNSGMDLTFVSKGYAKAEMKIEKKHLNILGSVHGGAIFTLADMVFAAASNSHGNVAVAINVDIAYVKAAIKGTLFAEAKETSINPKISTYVVNVTDEEGDTVAIFNGMAYRKKNKLEIPEE, encoded by the coding sequence GTGACACTACGAACAATCCATATAATTAAGGTTAACAATAAATACGTACAAGAAAAACAGAGGAGATTAGATTTTCTTCAGATGAGGGAAAATATGGAAACTCAAGAAAACATGAATGATATAAAGAGATATTTTTCGCAGGAATGCTTTGCATCAAATTCAGGCATGGATCTGACCTTTGTCTCAAAAGGATATGCAAAAGCAGAGATGAAAATTGAAAAAAAACACCTTAATATCCTGGGCAGTGTCCACGGAGGAGCTATTTTCACATTAGCAGATATGGTGTTTGCAGCAGCATCCAATTCCCACGGAAATGTAGCAGTTGCTATTAATGTAGATATAGCCTACGTAAAAGCTGCAATCAAAGGCACCCTTTTTGCTGAAGCTAAAGAAACATCAATAAACCCAAAAATATCAACGTATGTAGTAAATGTAACTGATGAAGAAGGAGACACTGTTGCCATATTCAACGGAATGGCTTACAGGAAGAAGAATAAACTTGAGATTCCTGAAGAATAA
- a CDS encoding PAS domain S-box protein translates to MYLNKDGKIFEVNKAYCTLSGYTREELLDKRLSDLEASKSSGQTTIYLLKVMEKGNDCFETKHRIKDGSILDIKISMTYSEKAGSGFICFLKDISKEKLAEAEREITTDLLSLLKYANDQDKLIPSTIELLQKWSGCEAVGIRLKEGEDYPYYQTKGFPESFVLLENSLCSKYRNGNIIRDEIGNPILECMCGNVIHGRFNPDMPFFTAHGSFWTNSSTELLASTDESDRLTRTRNRCNGEGYESVALIPLRSQGEALGLIQLNDSCKEMFTAEMIALFERLADRIALAISKQKAQNLIQQNEERLDSIFKAAPVGIGVVIDRVIVDINPRMSAIVGYTPDELLGCPASMLYPTQEDFDYVGNEKYRQIKKKGTGTVETRLKRKDGTIIDVILSSTPIDSSDMTKGVTFTVLDITKHKETEIELRESEERFKVLHNASFGGISIHDKGMILDCNRGLSEITGYSYEEMVGMDGLLLIAESFRSTVMDNIFQGYEKPYEVMGLRKDGSVYPLRLEAKSIPHKGKQVRVVEFRNITEQKKTEKALKDSEEKQSAMIANISDVIAIVDKDGINKYKSPNIEKWFGWLPEEVVGVSTWENIHPDDLDHTQEVFATVISRPYTTVNTESRYRCKDGSYKWIEFTAINLLHEPIINGILLNYHDITERKEVEEKLRESEALLNEVGRIGKIGGWELDLITGEATWTPETARIHELDNDAAIGVENGLSFFPLESREIIENAINNAIEKGEPYDHELEFITAKGNHKWVRTSGRPKITDGKLVKVTGVLQDITERKKAEDELKFREEKYRSLFEQASDSIIIHDFDGKIVDVNKTVCEMFGYTEEELKQKSILELIVSDEREEMIEKVIELRLKGSLRNETRMLRSDGDIFYIDVSASVVHTQKNLIQAVGRDISDRIKAEAAMLNAKIEAETASRTKSEFIANISHELRTPLNSIIGFSDIMLDGIAGELVPQQEGFMHHISNSGHHLLTLINDILDVSKIEAGKMNLRFDMVDVKTIIDEIVTMTQTLTSEKKITVGIELPENMPKILADKSKLKQILYNLIGNAIKFTDNCGKIIIRTEVDDGIIRISVIDTGIGISRNDLKKLFKPFIQIDSSISRKYEGTGLGLALVKELVELHSGKIWVESELGNGSTFIFEIPVKDGK, encoded by the coding sequence TTGTATCTTAATAAAGATGGGAAAATCTTTGAAGTGAACAAGGCATACTGCACCCTCAGTGGTTATACACGCGAAGAACTACTTGATAAAAGATTATCTGATCTGGAAGCTAGCAAGAGTTCAGGGCAGACTACAATCTACCTTCTTAAAGTGATGGAAAAAGGAAATGATTGTTTCGAGACAAAACACCGCATAAAAGATGGCAGCATACTGGATATAAAAATCAGTATGACATACTCGGAAAAAGCAGGTTCGGGTTTTATTTGTTTCCTGAAAGATATCAGCAAAGAGAAACTTGCAGAAGCCGAACGTGAGATAACTACTGATCTGCTCAGTCTTTTAAAGTATGCCAACGACCAGGATAAACTCATTCCATCCACGATCGAGCTGTTGCAGAAGTGGTCAGGCTGTGAAGCTGTCGGTATCAGATTAAAGGAAGGAGAAGACTACCCTTACTATCAGACAAAAGGCTTCCCTGAGAGCTTTGTGCTTCTGGAGAATTCACTTTGTTCCAAATATCGCAATGGGAACATCATCAGGGATGAGATCGGAAACCCTATACTTGAATGCATGTGCGGGAATGTCATTCACGGTCGCTTCAACCCTGACATGCCTTTTTTCACTGCTCATGGAAGCTTCTGGACTAATTCCAGCACTGAGCTTCTGGCCAGCACAGATGAATCGGACAGGCTGACACGTACGCGCAACCGTTGCAATGGAGAAGGATATGAATCGGTTGCATTGATACCGCTTCGTAGCCAGGGGGAAGCTCTGGGATTGATCCAGTTGAACGACTCATGTAAAGAAATGTTCACGGCTGAGATGATAGCTCTGTTCGAACGCCTTGCCGACAGAATTGCTCTTGCGATATCGAAACAAAAAGCACAGAACTTGATACAACAAAATGAAGAACGATTGGATAGTATCTTCAAAGCCGCACCAGTTGGGATCGGTGTTGTTATTGATCGTGTTATTGTAGATATTAACCCACGTATGTCTGCAATTGTAGGTTATACTCCTGATGAGCTTCTTGGTTGCCCTGCAAGTATGTTGTATCCTACTCAGGAAGATTTTGATTATGTAGGTAATGAAAAGTACAGACAGATCAAAAAAAAAGGAACAGGGACAGTGGAGACTCGATTAAAAAGAAAAGACGGTACTATTATTGATGTTATTTTGTCCTCAACACCTATAGATAGTTCTGATATGACAAAGGGTGTTACTTTTACTGTATTGGATATCACTAAACACAAAGAAACTGAAATTGAACTCAGGGAAAGCGAGGAACGGTTCAAAGTACTGCATAACGCATCTTTCGGCGGAATTTCCATCCACGACAAGGGAATGATCCTTGATTGCAACCGAGGTCTTTCTGAAATAACCGGCTACTCATATGAAGAAATGGTAGGAATGGATGGACTGCTGCTCATTGCAGAATCATTCAGAAGCACTGTAATGGACAATATCTTCCAGGGTTATGAAAAGCCATATGAAGTAATGGGACTTCGCAAAGATGGTAGTGTATATCCTCTCCGACTGGAAGCAAAGAGTATCCCTCATAAAGGGAAACAGGTAAGGGTTGTTGAGTTCAGGAACATTACCGAACAAAAGAAGACAGAAAAAGCTCTTAAAGATAGTGAAGAAAAGCAGAGCGCAATGATTGCTAACATATCTGATGTGATAGCAATCGTTGATAAAGATGGTATCAATAAGTACAAAAGTCCAAATATAGAGAAATGGTTCGGATGGCTGCCAGAAGAAGTTGTAGGTGTTTCAACATGGGAAAATATACATCCTGATGACCTAGACCATACGCAGGAAGTCTTCGCAACTGTTATTAGTAGGCCATATACCACAGTAAATACAGAATCCCGGTACCGTTGCAAAGATGGCAGTTACAAATGGATTGAATTCACAGCCATTAATCTCTTGCATGAACCAATCATCAATGGAATACTGTTGAATTACCATGACATCACTGAACGTAAAGAAGTTGAAGAAAAACTAAGAGAAAGTGAAGCACTCCTGAATGAAGTAGGAAGGATTGGAAAAATTGGTGGATGGGAGCTAGACCTGATAACCGGTGAGGCTACATGGACACCGGAAACCGCTAGAATTCATGAACTCGACAACGATGCAGCTATCGGTGTTGAAAATGGTTTGTCCTTCTTCCCACTCGAATCAAGGGAGATCATTGAAAATGCAATCAATAACGCTATTGAAAAAGGTGAACCATATGACCATGAACTGGAATTCATCACTGCAAAAGGAAATCATAAATGGGTCAGGACAAGTGGCCGTCCTAAAATTACAGATGGTAAACTCGTAAAAGTAACTGGTGTACTGCAAGACATAACAGAGCGTAAAAAAGCAGAAGACGAATTGAAATTTAGGGAAGAAAAATACAGATCACTTTTCGAACAGGCCAGTGATAGCATAATAATCCATGATTTCGATGGAAAGATAGTTGATGTTAACAAAACGGTTTGTGAAATGTTTGGGTATACTGAAGAAGAGCTAAAACAAAAATCAATTCTTGAATTGATCGTTTCAGATGAAAGAGAAGAAATGATCGAAAAAGTGATCGAACTTCGATTGAAAGGCTCTTTACGTAACGAAACAAGAATGTTAAGATCAGATGGGGATATTTTTTACATAGATGTAAGTGCTTCAGTAGTACATACACAAAAGAATCTCATTCAGGCTGTGGGAAGAGACATAAGTGATAGGATAAAAGCTGAAGCTGCCATGCTCAATGCGAAGATTGAGGCTGAAACCGCAAGTCGTACTAAGAGCGAGTTCATTGCCAATATAAGTCATGAACTGCGTACGCCACTTAATTCAATAATCGGTTTTTCAGATATTATGCTTGATGGAATAGCAGGTGAACTTGTACCCCAACAGGAAGGTTTTATGCACCATATTTCCAACAGTGGACATCATCTGCTAACTCTCATCAACGATATCCTTGACGTTTCAAAAATAGAAGCGGGAAAAATGAATCTACGTTTTGATATGGTAGATGTAAAAACAATTATTGATGAAATTGTAACTATGACGCAGACTCTTACGTCAGAGAAGAAAATAACTGTAGGTATAGAGTTACCTGAGAATATGCCAAAAATACTGGCAGACAAATCAAAGCTTAAACAGATATTGTACAATCTGATTGGTAATGCAATAAAATTTACAGATAATTGTGGTAAGATTATCATCCGTACAGAAGTAGATGACGGGATAATCCGTATCTCTGTAATAGATACCGGAATCGGAATTTCTAGGAATGATCTGAAAAAGCTTTTCAAACCCTTTATCCAGATCGATTCATCCATCTCACGAAAATATGAAGGTACCGGACTTGGACTTGCCCTTGTAAAGGAGCTTGTAGAGCTGCATAGCGGGAAGATATGGGTTGAAAGTGAACTTGGAAATGGCAGTACTTTTATATTTGAAATTCCAGTTAAAGATGGAAAGTGA